From Pagrus major chromosome 2, Pma_NU_1.0, one genomic window encodes:
- the LOC141016795 gene encoding extracellular calcium-sensing receptor-like, with protein MHKAGDVVLGGIFRIHFFSVFPDLSFTSEPQQPTCHGFDVVGFRMAETMAFAIDEINRNFNLLPNVTLGYNLYDNCFKLGIGFRAGLSAVSGQEKQFILNDTCAGTPPVIGIVGDSSSTHSIAISSVLGLYRVPMVSYFATCSCLSDRQKFPSFFRTIPSDAFQVQAMIQILKRFGWSWAGLLVSDDDYGLHAARSFQSDLAQSGGGCLAYLEVLPWDNDPDELRRIVDVMKKSTARVVIVFAHESYMINLMEEVVRQNVTGLQWMASEAWTTSTVLQTPDLMPYLAGTLGIAIRQGEIPGFREFLLQMLPDLHHNNSYGNSMINQFWEFTFQCRFTPPPAGWVEAGGTLCTGQENLEDVETELLDVSNLRLEYNVYKAVYALAYALDDMLQCEPGRGSFSGHSCGNLKELEPWQLVYYLEKVNFTTTFGDQVSFDENGDPLAIYDVMNWLWLPDGRTEVQNVGEFKRSASKGEELTIDEDKIFWNFESKKPRRSVCSESCPPGTRMARKKEEPVCCFDCIPCSEGEISNKTDAMECTSCPEDFWSSPQHDHCVPKKTEFLSFHEPLGIGLTVALLLGTCMCAVVLGIFIYHQSTPIVRANNSELSFQLLLSLKLCFLCSLLFIGRPRLWTCQLRHAAFGISFVLCVSCILVKTMVVLAVFKASKPGGGASLRWFGVLQQRGTVIVLTSIQAAVCTAWIVSASPTPHKNTQYYNDKIVYECAVGSTIGFAVLLGYIGSLASLSFLIAFIARNLPDSFNEAKLITFSMLIFCAVWVAFVPAYISSPGKYADAVEVFAILASSFGLLVALFGPKCYIILLRPERNTKKAIMGREIQTQ; from the exons ATGCACAAGGCTGGAGATGTGGTTCTAGGTGGGATATTTCGAATCcacttcttctctgtctttcctgACCTTTCTTTTACCTCAGAGCCACAACAACCTACTTGCCACGG TTTTGATGTTGTAGGATTTAGGATGGCCGAGACCATGGCCTTTGCCATTGATGAGATCAACAGAAACTTCAACCTGCTACCTAATGTGACTCTGGGATACAATCTTTATGATAACTGTTTCAAACTAGGGATTGGATTTCGTGCAGGATTATCCGCAGTCAGTGGTCAAGAGAAGCAGTTTATATTAAATGACACCTGTGCAGGAACCCCTCCAGTCATAGGGATTGTGGGTGATTCTTCTTCTACTCATTCTATTGCCATCTCCTCTGTCTTAGGTTTGTACAGAGTACCTATG GTGAGTTATTTTGCCACATGTTCCTGTCTGAGTGACCGGCAAAAGTTTCCATCCTTCTTTAGGACGATCCCAAGTGATGCTTTCCAG GTGCAGGCTATGATTCAGATACTGAAGCGTTTTGGCTGGAGTTGGGCAGGTCTGCTGGTCAGTGATGATGACTATGGACTCCACGCTGCTCGATCCTTCCAATCTGACCTGGCTCAGTCTGGTGGAGGTTGTCTTGCCTACTTAGAGGTGTTGCCATGGGACAATGACCCAGATGAACTAAGGAGGATCGTGGATGTGATGAAGAAATCCACAGCTCGTGTGGTCATTGTGTTTGCACATGAGAGTTACATGATTAACCTCATGGAAGAG GTGGTGAGGCAGAATGTGACAGGCCTGCAGTGGATGGCCAGTGAAGCCTGGACAACTTCTACTGTCCTCCAGACCCCTGACCTCATGCCGTACCTGGCTGGCACACTGGGCATTGCCATCCGTCAAGGAGAAATACCAGGCTTCAGGGAATTCCTTCTACAAATGCTTCCTGACCtacaccacaacaacagctatgGAAATAGTATG ATAAACCAGTTTTGGGAATTCACATTTCAATGTAGATTCACACCACCTCCAGCAGGCTGGGTGGAGGCTGGGGGAACATTATGTACTGGACAGGAAAATCTAGAGGATGTGGAGACTGAGTTGTTGGACGTTTCCAATCTCAGACTAGAGTATAATGTGTACAAGGCTGTGTATGCTCTGGCCTATGCCCTTGATGACATGCTGCAGTGTGAGCCAGGGAGAGGGTCTTTCAGCGGGCACAGCTGTGGCAATTTGAAAGAACTGGAGCCATGGCAG CTAGTGTATTATTTGGAAAAGGTCAACTTTACGACAACATTTGGTGATCAAGTGTCATTCGATGAGAATGGTGATCCCTTAGCAATCTATGACGTCATGAACTGGCTGTGGCTCCCTGATGGAAGAACTGAAGTTCAGAATGTGGGTGAGTTCAAGAGGTCGGCCTCCAAAGGTGAAGAACTCACAAttgatgaagacaaaatctTCTGGAACTTTGAATCAAAAAAG CCACGCCGctcagtgtgcagtgaaagcTGTCCTCCAGGTACCCGCATGgccagaaagaaagaggaacctgtgtgctgttttgactGCATCCCTTGTTCTGAGGGGGAGATCAGCAATAAAACTG ATGCCATGGAGTGCACCAGCTGTCCTGAGGACTTCTGGTCCAGCCCCCAGCATGACCACTGTGTTCCTAAGAAAACAGAGTTTCTCTCCTTCCATGAGCCTCTGGGTATCGGCTTGACAGTTGCCTTATTGCTGGgcacatgtatgtgtgctgtCGTCCTGGGCATCTTTATTTATCATCAAAGCACACCAATAGTACGTGCCAACAATTCAGAGCTGAGTTTCCAGCTATTGCTGTCCCTTAAgttatgtttcctgtgttcacTGCTGTTTATCGGTCGTCCCAGACTGTGGACATGCCAGCTGAGACATGCAGCATTTGGGATcagctttgtgctttgtgtctcaTGTATTCTGGTAAAAACCATGGTGGTTCTGGCTGTGTTCAAGGCCTCCAAGCCAGGAGGTGGAGCCAGCCTGAGGTGGTTTGGTGttttgcagcagagaggaacagtTATTGTTCTCACTTCTATTCAAGCAGCAGTCTGCACTGCCTGGATTGTATCTGCCTCCCCTACTcctcataaaaacactcaatactACAATGATAAGATTGTTTATGAGTGTGCAGTTGGGTCCACAATTGGCTTTGCTGTGTTACTGGGCTATATTGGCTCATTGGCTTCCCTCAGTTTTCTGATTGCATTTATAGCAAGGAATCTTCCAGATAGTTTCAATGAGGCCAAACTCATCACTTTCAGTATGCtgatcttctgtgctgtgtggGTGGCCTTTGTCCCTGCTTATATCAGCTCACCAGGCAAATACGCAGATGCAGTGGAGGTATTTGCCATCCTGGCCTCCAGTTTTGGTCTCTTGGTGGCACTGTTTGGACCCAAATGTTACATAATCCTGCTGAgaccagagagaaacacaaagaaggCAATCATGGGTCGGGAAATCCAGACCCAGTAA